Genomic DNA from Hypomesus transpacificus isolate Combined female chromosome 19, fHypTra1, whole genome shotgun sequence:
AAGTGGGACGTTCATATCGTACGCTTACATATATGAGCAGCCTCTCCCTTCTGGTTTGTTGATTTGTATTATGTTGGTAGTCTATAACGCTGACGCATGGTCTTTTGTCGAAGAATTAACCAGCATCGTGCCAACATGCCCTTCTAGGTTTAATTTAAATATGATTGAGTGAGCTGCGAATGATTCCTGCCACTTCTTCCTATTGATCCACGGGAAATCTGACATGATACAACTGCCTTGATCTAAGGTCAGTAGCATTACAGTTGAGCTAGTTTACTACTTCTTCAGATTCTTGATTTAGCGTTAGTGAACCAAGTGAACCAACCACCTGGTCCATAGCTGAATAGTCATAACTACCACATCGAAATGCAATGAGTATGCAGTAAGGCTTGACTGAGTGACAATAGGACACATGGTGATGGGTAGTTATTGCATGTGTGGACGCAACCAAACCCTCACATTAAATCCCATTTATTGACCTTTAAACTGAATGTGCCCTTTAAGTCGGCCGTGTCGTTTTAAATTCAACGTGCTGTAAAAGTCTCTCGATTAGTATAGGCctaaataaaggttaaaaacCCCGACTGAACAGGAAAACATTCATCATCAGCAATAATCAACGTGCTTTACGTGTGACACGTCTAATTGCAGACAGCGAAACATTATAATACCATACATATTGGTACGCTAAGAGCTAGATAACAACTGTCTGGGTTCACCGTTGCCGCCTTGTCTCACTGTCTGTTGAATGGATGACGCGTGTCCTCACAATAGAGTAGACTACACCCTTTACCTAAGGCTAAATTAATCTGTCAATTCAACAACGAACCAGATATGTTTTCAAATAGATCTGTTTAAACTATAGGCCTTAAAGTTATTGGTTAGCcattgtttcatttttttttattactgtgACTACTATATAAAGGACTAGCTAGTTAAATCACATGTAAAAAATGGGTGAAGTGAAGTCCATCTTTTCCTACATCACGGGCCCATATGCGTATTGAGTGCATATGACCTAACAGTAAAGTCAGTAACTGTGTTGATTCGTATGTGCATTCGTATGTCTGTTACTAGTCTCATTCCACGACAATGCAGAAGTTGCGACACTTATTAGCACAATTGAAACCAGCTGTAATATGAACCATTCATGCTTGCTTATTCGAAAAGGAACAAAGtaccaataaaaataaaaaaaacgatatcgcaccTTTAACCTTATGGCCTAATATAACCTATTGGATCTGGCGCGATGCTTTATGAGATTATACCGTTGGTGATTTTTTTTTCAGGCTTATCCTCAACGAGGTATGAGGGGGCAATTATGTCTTGACGGCAGTGACAGCATATATATGTTCAATGTTTCGAAAATAATTTAGACTATTCCGGGAAATGCTCCACTTTGTTCTCCAGAGAAATCAAGCTGTTTTCGCAATTCTCATGATGACGCAAGATGACAATACAAAAGGAGTTTCTTAGTAACAGACCTTTCTTCAGCCTTAAAACAAACAATTTCTTCACTATGTTGCTGGCTTCCCAGATGGTTCAGTTGTCACCAATGTTATATATTGGACATTTTTACAACATACAAATATTGTGTTGGCTACATCTATGACAACAAATGAAAGTGACCATTGCAGTGATTTACACGTTATAAAGCAACAGCAAGCTGAGCACCAACATGCGTGTCAAGTTAAACTACATTTTCTTCTAAGATACATCTTTAAGGGAACATTTGGTTGGATGAGAGAAAGTCCTTAATCACAGTATTATTGCAGCATATACAAAGTTGCTTTATGATAGAAAGGTGTGTTCATATGTAACATCTGGATTATATTAAGGCAGTCATTTGTTTAACCTGATGCAAAATCCATTTAATAAAGAGGCGGAAAGTGGTATGTATTTTTTCTATGAACAGTTTATTTATTTGGTCCGGAACTAGTTTAGTCAAACAGGCCGAATCCCATGTCGTCATCAGACTCTTCTGATTCatccttcttctcttccttctcctcaacTGTAAAGATACAACAGGTGATAAGACAAAAATCTAGTACAATCTCAAGAGATCTCTGCTATGCCAAAAAAATCTAGTCCTAGTGTCCTAGTGATCGGAATATTATCCAATACATAAAAATGAATCTTCAGTCAAACACTGCAGACAATATCCCTTCATATGTAAGGATGGCAGGACTGAAGTTAAAGGGTCTGATGCTTACCTGCAGCTGGGGCAGCAGCTCCTCCTGACCCGACAGCTGCAGAACTGGCCACTGCAACAGCACCACCTGCTGGCATGCTGGCAAGCTTACCATAGCCTGGCAGAGAACACAAGTTGTTTATCAAGTGATAAACAGCCTCACAATGAACAAAATAGTAACCATCAACATTCTAATTGCAAAGTAGAGACAACATTGACACCATTAACACAGAAAAGCTCACCTTGGGCAATCACCTCATCCACATTCTTGCCACTGAGCTCAGAGATGACCTGTTCAGGGAAGATATTTAACAGTAGGTTATGCACTTTGAGGTTAAGGTTTAAGGCATACTGTACAACTCCCATGTATGGAGGACGTTGTGGTTAGAAGGCTCTTTGAATACTAAAATGCATACTTCCGACTCTTAAAAAAAAGGTACCCAAATGCAGCACATCAAGGCAGTAAGGAGAACCTTTAAAACAGTCCCAGACCATGAGGGTTTGACAGAAGATGCCCAACTGCATGCACTCCCTTCATACCTTCTCCATGCGTGTGTCATCAGCCTCAATGCCAACACTTTCCAGTATCTTCTTGATGTCGCCAGCCGCGGGGCTTTCTTTGCCTGCAAGGGCAGCAAGCAGGTAAGCAGCAACGTAACGCATCCTGCAATGAAAGAAGTACATGTTAACAGGACTATCCTTATGCGTACTGATTTAAGTGACATCAAATTGACTCTCCATGGAGGGGACAGGAAAATGTGAGACAGTCTAGAAAAATGGTTCACCTGTCGATAATGAAACGTCAACTTCGTTGACTGACTGTTCAAACCAATACAACAAAGCCTGCTGTAAGACACAGCCAATCCACTTACACTTGTTAAATGTTGATGTACAACAACTGGATTCTCTCGCTTGACTTACTCACTCAATCCTACTGACAATTTCCAGCCATACACCGTTTCTAAAAAAGAATCAGTTGGAGGTACAGTAACCTAGCCTAGCCGGCTAGTAGAAGTTAACCGTGTTAACTGATTTTCGATCTTCTACCTGTGATCTACAGAAGTAAGCCAACTAAAAAAGCAAGCCACTCTTGACTACCAACCAAAGTGTAGGTATCTAGATTTTAGCTTAACGAAACTTGAAAATGTTTTTAACCATCATCGATTTTAGGCCTTGCACCGTTGGATGCACCAGTGAACGCTACAGCACACATGGCAGTAAGGCTAGCGTAGTAAGCTAACTCACCGCTCATCTGTCACTACATTTCTCAACACATTGACACTGTAAAGATCGAGACACACTCCTAGTTACGTTTAACATTAGGACGTTACACTGAGTTTTTGGAAATGTTGTATTTATCCATTTTAACACTTAAATGTGCAACTTACTTTGAGCTGGTAGGGTGAGCGCGTGTTGACGGTAAGAATTGCACAGGCAAAAAGGAAGTAGCAAGGGAGAACGGAAACGGAATAACGTTCGCATGGCGAACAGGGCACAGTCATTGGTGAACAaaactgtgtagcctacttagtGATGAAATAGACGATAATAAATCCAAACCACTTGAATGCTTTTCCCAGCATTATTTATTGTGTGCAGTTTACAATCTAATTATGATCTATATTATTATATACATCCACATTGATTAATACATTAACACAACTGGACATTAACTAAGGACAACTAAGTGTATGCAAATCGTAATCCAAATTAAACAGTTGAACACTCAATGTTATCAAATAGTTTTCATAAACGTTGCGAATTTGGTCTTGGTACTCGAAACAAAGACAGAACGCAGTCAAAGAAGGAGTACAAATAATTTCTGTAAAATGTTCATCAAAATCACGTATAAAAAAAGTGAACATATCAAAAGAAAATACTTACAAAAATATTCTTTTGACCCTTTTCCAAAAATATGAAAGAATTGCGGGCTGTATCGTGACAGCCCTTTAAGAGTTGTTTCTATTTTTGTGTGTACTCACGAAGACTGATTTAAAATATCCTGACCTACCTGACTCAAGTTATCAGTTACGTTTAATTTAGGACTGCTTTTCTATTCTGGATGTGTTTTTCTTGAAACCCAATTCTAACTTTTCAAATTCACCTTCACAATTTGGATTTGATGATACATTAATGATGGCTAACCAGACaaatacaatataaacataatcGAAAACAATAAACTTCTATATGAGTTTTACCCCCCGAATGGCACATATACCTTATGGGTCTTACCCACTACCATATCATGTTTTAATCCTGAGTATCATCCAGACATATGGCTTTTAAAAACCACTTAATATTAACATTGCATGCAAAACAACAACTATTGAGTACCAGTTCATTTGGCAGCTATacaatgtgttgtttttttaatcattGCCAACTAATACATTATATTAATGTCTATATCACACACGTTTACTGATCTGCAACCCAGTTGTAAACAATTGTACATAAGAATGCAAACAGtgaaaagacaaacaaaataagGGCAAACCAAAGAGCTGCCTGTTGTTATAAATCCTAGCTCTAGATGGGGCTCTTGAAGAAATACCCAGTCTCAAAAGGTTTTACTTATTGCTCTTGTTAAATATTAAAATGCCAGGATTGCCTTAGGTCTCGGAATGCTATACAACTGACATAAGGGGAAAAGGTTATCTGAATTGTATATGCGCATACTGTGTTTATGCAAGATTTCTGCCAGCCTCTGAACACCTACGCATTTGAAGGCAGTAAATGATTTATGGGTGGGAAAAGTTGGAGGTTGAATATTTTATGAGACAGCAGTCTTTTTTAAGCTTGTAAGACATAAGGGAAAAACAGAAGTTAAAAATAAATTAAGAGGCTTCTTCATTAGCTAAAGGAATATTTCCTCAGTCTAAAACCACCACTATTTCAACAGACCCTAGTCTCTTACATTGTTGTCCTTTGGTCTGGTGGATTAATTCAACACATCCCTGTATAGGTGATATATTAACCAGTTTACACAGTCAAAAGTGTGGGCAGTTCATTACCAAATTAGTGTACATTGAAAATAATGGAATACGGTTAAACTGACACTGTTCCTTTTACAACAAAAATAACGAGAATGAACACATGGAACACCAATTTGTAAAAGCATGCTCATATTCTAGTTAGAAGATACAATCAACAAATATGTGCATAGAAGACAGATTTACTTCACATTCACACTTATTTCAATGAGTGGGTTAGTACACAAATTAGTTCAAAAGCTGAAACATGACACAATCTTGACCCTCACTTGAATGTGTGAATACAATTTACCCTACATAGCTGCTCCTATAAAATGTTGATTTACAGTTTATTGTGAATCCAGTGTTTTGATCAGGTAATAATAAAGTGTGAATACATGGTAAATCTGTCAGCTAGTGTTCAATCATTTTACCTTTGTTTTGTGAAAAACAAGTGCCATTTAAATTACAGTACAAAGTCATTATTAGATACATTTGTTTTGCCCTGAGGCACTTAgttagaaaataaaataaaaaaattctaCAGTTGTTTTTAAAGATCTTTAAACTGCATCCAAAATGTCAGCCCAAAACTTAAAGCACATTTAAAGTGTGAATGACAAACTACATTTAGGGTCCATAACATGATGAGTCTAGTAGTATTCACCTTGTGCCAGTTGGGAGGATGGTGTGGTGTCTGGGAGGGGTATTGAAAATGtagagagatggtagagaaaTATAATACACGTGGCTACAAACTAAACTTTAATCTGTACGCTGCGTTTTAGAAAAAAAGGTGAACGAGGGAGTGAGATAGACGGCCAATGAGAGTATGGGAATTAGGTGTCGATGGCGAGTCGACACTACTGGGGGTAGCTGTTCTGTTGCCGGCGTTTTGCAGACCTCATTTTCTCAAAACGGGATTCCATTTCCTCAAGGACTTTGGGGGTGTACCTCACCACCAGCTTAACTGTGCCCTGGGCTGCCTtgaggagctccacagctttctcatggtgctccccctccacactctggagggagggagacaagagCGGGAtcaagagagacacagatgaaGGTATAATTAGAGACAAAGTTAGGAGGGAAGAGGAATATAAAACATGAACATATAAAAAGGTTGAGGTGTTGGGAATTCAGTGCAAACATAATAAATTAACATACTGTTTTGTCATCTGTGTAAATGCAAGCGTTTGAATATTGTCTCTACATACCACTCCATTAACAGAAAGGAGCTGGTCTCCTCTTTTTAGGCCTCCATGGCGGTCTGCAATGCCCCCAGGAATGATGCGTGAGATGTAGATGGGTGAGTTCTGCTCTTTTCCTCCCATGATGTTGAAGCCCAGACCCTCCTCTGTTTTGGGCAGCTCCACCACACGAGGGTGTGAATGACCCTCACTAGCTGCAAATGCAGCAACCGTGGCCTGCAAAGCAAGAAAGTTTAGTTGTGGAATGTTtttctaaattatattttttaggATTGAGATGTCTACCATCATTTACTATGGTCCcactaagacagagagaggaaaccaGCACATCAGCTGACAGCACTGGGATCAGGACCATCAGATAATGTGGATCTATACTGACTCCCTTGACTGGTGAGTCAAGTATTGGTTGATTATTGTAGCTGTACCTTTGCTGTGGCGTTGGCCCGAACCTCAGGACTGCTGTTAATGTCCACCGTCTCATATACATGTTCATACACCTGGGGACACATCAAGGACTTGTAACTTCTACATTCATACAAGAAcagaatgtactgtacatgtttgTACACATAAGGACACACAGGGCTTATAGCTTTTCGTTAAACTGCACTGTTGCATGTTCCACTAGTCAATTTGTTACCTTAAATATATAGTTATTGCACTATTCTACTTCCCTATTGCCATTATACTTCTATAgattatactgtactgtactgttcatACACCTGAGTATACATATGGTTTATAAATGCATAGTGAACTCACCCCTACTAAGAAAACGAGTACATTTTCTAATAGATCCCTGTAGACTTAATTCACTCATTCAATCGAAGTGCACAAAGAATTGTATGGGTTGCCCGTTGATTATTTAGGCATTGCACACTACTATCAATGCCATCAAGCACCCCTCCACCAGTCTGTTGCTTTAGCCAGGTTGAGTGAACTCTGCCTCACCTCTCTGACAGCGTTGCAGAACTCACTTTGCAGAACTCTCTGCAGCGCCTGTAACTTCTGGGGAGgcacctcccctgtcctctggaGCTTGTCAAGAAGCTCAATGGCACGGGAAATATCTGTGATCagaaacattttattcattatATACCTGAACAAAAATGTGACCAAACCACAACGAGTCGATGATGATGGTGGGGGAAATACCTGGTGGAAGCAGATATGCTACCTTTTGTTTGACCCTTCAACACATCTGACAGAGGACATGATAACACAAACTATATTCTGCATAATAACATCAAGAATACAGTGGCTGAAGACGGTTCATCGTCTGGGTTGTTTTGCAATATATGATATTGTGCTGGTGCACTCTAACTTGGCAGCGAATCAGTGTTATCACTTTTTATGGGACTATTCTCAACGACAACACAGCATCAGTATTGTTGCCATATTCGAATCACTCACTGTCAACTGTAACAAGCTCAGCAGGTACTGAGTCAGATCTTGAGACCAAGGAGGTACTGATTAACCTACTGTACACCTATAACTACAGAAGCCAGAAGGCTCTTTTGGAGGattagctagccagctaccGTTACGTTGACCAAGCCACAACAGATATTAGCATTCTGGAGATATATAGATATGGATATAACACTCCTCATCATCAGACATGTCTAGAGGAAGACCACCGTTTTATTCTCGTCGTGAACTGAATTACGTCGCTATATCATGCTACTAGCTAATCTAGCTAGCCTAGGAATTTAAATATTTAGCCTAACAACATGCTACCCAACTAGcgttagctagcttagctagccaTTTCATTTGTCTGTATGACCAATTCATAGAAACGTGAGCTTGGAGGCTTGATAAATCACCTCTTTCCAGCCGTACAGGTTCCCCCAACGATGCCATTCTGAATCTTCACTAGACTGAATCGATATGTTTGCTAGGGAAACTTATCAAAACAGACTCGCAAGATAGCAAATGATGAACGTCGATGGCTGGACCTAATCACtggtagctagcaagctagcattCAGGATCCTTTGAATGTTGCGCAACGCGCACGCGTTGTAGACATTCACCCTTTGCCAGCGTGTTGTTGTGATGTGATGGTGGTGCCAGGTACGGACAATATTCTCACTACCCCATCTGATGAAGTCAGTACCCATAGTGCAGCACACAATTAAAAAATAGGCATCGTAACCCCCTATCACTTACTATTCTATATAATCTCGGCTCGCATAGGTAAGAAAACGTTCGTATGAAATTGTATCCCATATGATCTACCTACTTTttataaacatttttatttggtTTTCCTTGATAAGAATGCAGGAGTTGTTTGAGTAATCATGGTGTTTAGACAAAGAATGTCCTCTGGTACTCATGTCGGGCTTTTGAGAAGGTTAATGCGTTCTGAATTTAATAATGGGGTAGAGGGTTAATGGAGTCGTAGAGACTCTTTAGAAAGAGATTGTTGTGACTTTTTATGGCATATTTGTGAGAGATCAAATTATTGAATATTAAAATATGAATTTACCTGAAGTGGTCCACCCACATTGGCTGTCATGGATGATGGTTCGTGCCCTTCAGACCGTCGCATACTGCCTCGGGGACTGTTATTTCCTGATCGTTTGATGCACTTGGGAGCCTGGCAGTTTGTAGTCTAACCAGGTTGATTGTGGATAAGTGCAGGTAAAAGTGACAAGAGAATAGAAGGATCTGCCTATTGGAATCAGCCTTAGAACTTCTTCATAACAGGCCAATAAGTGTTATTCCGGATAGAGTGTGGAGTTGCTGCATTTTATGTTTGTCCACGtattctgtgtgtatttattgAGAATAATTCAGATAAGGATGATCTTTTTGTAGCCTATAGAGCCATGATAAGAACTTACAGATTCATGCAGTATAGATATGTGAAGTCAGGGGTGCCACTAGGGTTTCTGGGCCCCCTGGCTAATTTGTTCTCTGGGCTCCGAAATCTAAATCATACAGGAAAGTATGGGGTTCTGTTGGGACCCCTGTTTGACCAGGACCCCTTGAATCGTCCTAATCTTCCCCCCGTTAAGGCGGCCTTTTGTGAAGTACCCGTGGCACACGGTCAGAGGAGATCAAAGTTAAGTTTAATGACGGCCTCTTGTTGGCTGAGTTACCAAACGCAACTTTTAATGTCACCAAGCTATACTGAATGAATGAAGccaactgtgtgtatgtgagcaaGCATGTGTGTATCTTTATGTCTTATGTTTATGATACCTAGAAGTGCAGGGTTAAAACTTTATTGACATTGGTTTTGTTTTTCAGTTGCCTATAATCATTTTTATTTCTTCaaatatttcaatttaataTTGCAAACAACTTCACAACATACAAAATGAATTATATTAATCCAGAAACATATGTTAATGAATAAACTTTATATACTCTTATATATTTTGTCCTCTGGTGgggataaaaaaataaacagcaaAGC
This window encodes:
- the rplp2l gene encoding ribosomal protein, large P2, like, with translation MRYVAAYLLAALAGKESPAAGDIKKILESVGIEADDTRMEKVISELSGKNVDEVIAQGYGKLASMPAGGAVAVASSAAVGSGGAAAPAAVEEKEEKKDESEESDDDMGFGLFD
- the lin7c gene encoding protein lin-7 homolog C — encoded protein: MASLGEPVRLERDISRAIELLDKLQRTGEVPPQKLQALQRVLQSEFCNAVREVYEHVYETVDINSSPEVRANATAKATVAAFAASEGHSHPRVVELPKTEEGLGFNIMGGKEQNSPIYISRIIPGGIADRHGGLKRGDQLLSVNGVSVEGEHHEKAVELLKAAQGTVKLVVRYTPKVLEEMESRFEKMRSAKRRQQNSYPQ